A single region of the Halorubrum depositum genome encodes:
- a CDS encoding 30S ribosomal protein S13, giving the protein MSTEESQDDSPEEEEDLQYFVRIGGADLDGTKTVERSLSELDGIGTRTARLVAEKADVDRNATFGLLDEGDIDAVVDIAENLEDHVPSWMTNRQNDFYSGETTHLVGTDVSEKRRHDINRMKVIESYKGVRHKRGQKVRGQRTKSTGRSEGTIGVNVEEIREEMAEEEAAGDDE; this is encoded by the coding sequence ATGAGCACGGAAGAATCACAGGACGACTCACCGGAGGAGGAGGAAGACCTCCAGTACTTCGTCCGGATCGGGGGCGCGGACCTCGACGGGACGAAGACGGTCGAGCGAAGCCTGTCCGAACTCGACGGCATCGGCACGCGCACGGCGCGGCTGGTCGCCGAGAAGGCCGACGTGGACCGCAACGCCACGTTCGGTCTCCTCGACGAGGGCGACATCGACGCGGTGGTCGACATCGCCGAGAACCTCGAAGACCACGTCCCGTCGTGGATGACGAACAGACAGAACGACTTCTACTCCGGAGAGACGACGCACCTCGTCGGCACCGACGTCAGCGAGAAGCGTCGCCACGACATCAACCGGATGAAGGTCATCGAATCGTACAAGGGCGTTCGCCACAAGCGCGGCCAGAAGGTACGCGGCCAGCGCACGAAGTCCACGGGGCGGTCCGAGGGCACCATCGGCGTCAACGTCGAGGAGATCCGCGAGGAGATGGCGGAGGAAGAAGCGGCGGGTGAC
- a CDS encoding amino acid ABC transporter ATP-binding protein → MSDGDFLRVTDVSKWYGDEQVLHDVSFEMDRGDVTVLIGPSGSGKSTMLRCVNRLAEAQEGSIRLDGQEVLSPDLDIDELRREVGMVFQGFNLFAHLTARGNVALGPRRVLGLPEADALERAEEQLERVGLADQLDSYPAELSGGQQQRVGIARALAMEPKLMLFDEPTSALDPELIGEVLEVMHGLVDEGMTMLVVTHEMSFARAVADEIVFLDEGHVIERGPPEQLFERPEKERTGRFLERIASHD, encoded by the coding sequence GTGAGTGACGGCGACTTCCTCCGGGTGACCGACGTCTCGAAGTGGTACGGCGACGAGCAAGTGCTCCACGACGTCTCCTTCGAGATGGACCGGGGCGACGTCACCGTCCTCATCGGCCCGTCCGGCTCGGGCAAGTCGACGATGCTGCGCTGCGTCAACCGGCTCGCGGAGGCGCAGGAGGGGTCGATCCGGCTCGACGGACAGGAGGTGCTCTCGCCCGACCTCGACATCGACGAGCTCCGCCGAGAGGTCGGGATGGTGTTCCAGGGGTTCAACCTGTTCGCGCACCTGACCGCGCGCGGCAACGTCGCGCTCGGCCCGCGTCGGGTGCTCGGCCTCCCGGAGGCCGACGCCCTCGAGCGGGCGGAAGAGCAGCTCGAGCGCGTCGGGCTTGCCGACCAGCTCGACTCCTACCCCGCGGAGCTGTCCGGGGGGCAACAGCAGCGCGTCGGCATCGCCCGCGCGCTGGCGATGGAGCCGAAGCTCATGCTGTTCGACGAGCCGACGAGCGCGCTGGACCCGGAGCTCATCGGCGAGGTGTTGGAGGTGATGCACGGGCTCGTCGACGAGGGGATGACGATGCTCGTCGTCACCCACGAGATGAGCTTCGCCCGGGCCGTCGCCGACGAGATCGTGTTCCTCGACGAGGGCCACGTGATCGAGCGCGGGCCGCCCGAACAGCTGTTCGAACGACCCGAGAAGGAGCGGACCGGCCGCTTCCTCGAACGCATCGCGAGTCACGACTGA
- a CDS encoding DsbA family oxidoreductase: MEERDERIAVYSDYVCPFCYLGRRSLAAYQETRERELDIDWHPYDLRGHKRGPDGEIIHSIDDGRHEEYFERVRRDVDRLRDRFGADEMLDLDDLPERVDSFDAQVASLYVSEERPDRWLDFDEAIFEALWVDGRDVGDVDVLADLAEAVGMDGDEIRSAVADEARRDRLRTAFTEARDATIGGVPTFRYDGRTARGAVPPEQLERLVEGV; encoded by the coding sequence ATGGAGGAACGCGACGAGCGGATCGCGGTCTACTCGGACTACGTCTGCCCGTTCTGTTACCTCGGTCGCCGGTCGCTGGCGGCGTACCAGGAGACGCGAGAGCGCGAGCTCGATATCGACTGGCACCCGTACGACCTCCGCGGCCACAAGCGCGGGCCCGACGGCGAGATCATCCACTCGATCGACGACGGGAGACACGAGGAGTACTTCGAGCGGGTCCGACGCGACGTGGACCGCCTGCGCGATCGGTTCGGCGCCGACGAGATGCTCGACCTCGACGACCTCCCCGAGCGCGTGGACTCGTTCGACGCGCAGGTCGCCTCGCTGTACGTGAGCGAGGAGCGCCCCGACCGCTGGCTCGACTTCGACGAGGCGATATTCGAAGCGCTCTGGGTCGACGGGCGGGACGTCGGCGACGTCGACGTGCTGGCCGACCTCGCCGAGGCCGTCGGGATGGACGGCGACGAGATACGGAGCGCGGTCGCCGACGAGGCGCGGCGCGACCGGCTTCGGACGGCGTTCACCGAGGCGCGAGACGCCACGATCGGCGGCGTCCCGACGTTCAGGTACGACGGGCGCACGGCCAGGGGCGCGGTGCCGCCCGAACAGCTGGAGCGGCTCGTCGAAGGGGTCTGA
- a CDS encoding zinc-binding dehydrogenase, with the protein MKAVQFGSHGDRDVIEYGDFPDPEPDRGEVVVDVKAGALNHLDIWTRRGMPGIDLEMPHIPGSDAAGVVESVGEGVTRFEPGDRVAVSAGVSCGECEFCRHGEESLCPSFHIIGEHVRGVHAEKAAVPAENLVPVPAGVDWEVAGSASLVFQTAWRMLQTRADVEAGEKVLVLGASGGVGHAAVQIADHAGCEVFATASSEEKLAHAESCGADHVIDYEANDFAEEVAEITGRRGVDVVVDHVGAATYPDSLKSMAKGGRLVTCGATTGPNPDAGLNRIFWNQLSVIGSTMATPGEVDDVLELVWDGTFEPYVRETLPMSEAARAHEMIENREGFGKVVVKPDSEL; encoded by the coding sequence ATGAAGGCCGTCCAGTTCGGTTCCCACGGCGACCGCGACGTGATCGAGTACGGCGACTTCCCGGACCCGGAGCCCGACCGCGGCGAGGTCGTCGTCGACGTTAAGGCGGGCGCGCTGAATCACCTCGATATCTGGACGCGTCGCGGGATGCCCGGTATCGACCTGGAGATGCCCCACATCCCCGGCAGCGACGCGGCCGGCGTCGTCGAGTCGGTCGGAGAGGGCGTGACGCGGTTCGAGCCCGGCGACCGCGTCGCCGTGAGCGCGGGCGTCTCCTGCGGCGAGTGCGAGTTCTGCCGCCACGGCGAGGAGTCGCTGTGCCCCTCGTTCCACATCATCGGGGAGCACGTCCGAGGCGTCCACGCCGAGAAGGCCGCCGTCCCCGCCGAGAACCTCGTCCCCGTCCCCGCGGGCGTCGACTGGGAGGTCGCCGGCTCCGCCTCGCTCGTCTTCCAGACCGCGTGGCGGATGCTCCAGACCCGCGCGGACGTCGAGGCGGGCGAGAAGGTCCTCGTGCTCGGCGCCTCCGGCGGCGTCGGCCACGCCGCCGTCCAGATCGCCGACCACGCGGGCTGTGAGGTGTTCGCGACAGCCTCCAGCGAGGAGAAGCTCGCGCACGCCGAGTCGTGCGGCGCCGACCACGTCATCGACTACGAGGCGAACGACTTCGCCGAGGAGGTCGCCGAGATCACCGGCCGCCGCGGCGTCGACGTCGTCGTCGACCACGTCGGCGCGGCGACGTACCCGGACTCGCTGAAGTCGATGGCGAAGGGCGGCCGCCTCGTCACCTGCGGCGCGACCACCGGCCCGAACCCCGACGCGGGGCTCAACCGCATCTTCTGGAACCAGCTCTCCGTCATCGGATCCACGATGGCGACGCCCGGCGAGGTCGACGACGTCCTCGAACTCGTCTGGGACGGCACCTTCGAACCGTACGTCCGGGAGACGCTCCCGATGAGCGAGGCCGCGCGCGCCCACGAGATGATCGAGAACCGTGAGGGCTTTGGCAAGGTAGTAGTTAAACCGGATAGTGAGCTCTGA
- a CDS encoding RNA-guided pseudouridylation complex pseudouridine synthase subunit Cbf5, with protein sequence MTDTDDDAPAPADDPLRAPPDERSIPELLRFGVVNVDKPAGPSSHQLSAWVRDAINDALDALDPEGEPIDGVAHAGTLDPKVTGCLPTLTGDATRAAQVFLEGSKEYVSVLELHGSPPGDFREVVGEFEAEIYQKPPRKSAVTRRLRTRTIHDLDVLEVRERQALLRIRCESGTYVRKLCHDVGLATGVGAHMGHLRRTATDPFDDGDLHALQDLVDGLAWAREGDESLLREVVRPAEEALVHLPSVTVAPSAARNVATGAPVYAPGVIDADAGATFDATPESDDPPLVACHTPDGVAVCLGRLVGDPDAESGVVVSLERVLV encoded by the coding sequence ATGACCGACACAGACGACGACGCTCCCGCGCCCGCTGACGACCCGCTCCGAGCCCCGCCCGACGAGCGCTCGATCCCCGAGCTGCTCCGGTTCGGCGTCGTCAACGTCGACAAGCCCGCCGGCCCGTCTTCCCACCAGCTCTCCGCGTGGGTGCGCGACGCGATCAACGACGCCCTCGACGCGCTCGATCCCGAGGGCGAGCCGATCGACGGCGTCGCTCACGCCGGCACCCTCGACCCGAAGGTCACCGGCTGTCTGCCGACGCTCACCGGGGACGCGACCCGGGCGGCCCAGGTCTTCCTGGAGGGGAGCAAGGAGTACGTCTCGGTCCTCGAGCTCCACGGGTCGCCTCCGGGCGACTTCCGCGAGGTGGTCGGCGAGTTCGAGGCGGAGATCTACCAGAAGCCGCCGCGGAAGAGCGCCGTTACCCGCCGGCTCCGGACCCGGACGATCCACGACCTCGACGTGCTCGAAGTCCGGGAGCGGCAGGCCTTGCTCCGGATCCGGTGTGAGTCGGGGACGTACGTCCGAAAGCTGTGTCACGACGTCGGCCTGGCGACCGGCGTGGGCGCTCACATGGGGCATCTTCGCCGGACCGCCACCGACCCGTTCGACGACGGCGACCTCCACGCGCTGCAGGACCTCGTCGACGGGCTCGCGTGGGCGCGAGAGGGCGACGAGTCGCTGCTCCGCGAGGTCGTCCGGCCGGCGGAGGAGGCGCTGGTGCACCTCCCGTCGGTCACGGTCGCCCCCTCGGCCGCGCGCAACGTGGCCACCGGGGCGCCCGTCTACGCTCCCGGCGTCATCGACGCGGACGCGGGGGCGACCTTCGATGCGACGCCGGAAAGCGACGACCCGCCGCTCGTCGCCTGCCACACCCCCGACGGCGTTGCGGTCTGTCTCGGCCGGCTCGTCGGCGACCCGGACGCCGAGTCGGGCGTCGTCGTCTCGCTGGAACGGGTCCTCGTCTGA
- a CDS encoding replication factor C large subunit, whose product MADWTEKYRPSTLSEVRGNDKARDAFAEWARSWDDHREAVVLHGSPGVGKTSAAHALASDMGWETVELNASDQRTADVIERFAGRAARNATLGGSAAGGGATGGDTASRQLVVLDEADNIHGNYDRGGASAITKLVKESGQPIVLIANDYYDMARGLRDATQEIEFRDVSARSIVPVLRDVCRKEGIEFESDALERIAERNRGDLRGAINDLQAATEGRDSIAVEDVVTGDRDKALGLFPFLDAVLKEESAEEALQSAYAVDETPDDLTKWIENNVLDVYEPAEAVRAYDFLANADVWLGRVRATQNYTYWRYATDNAAAGVAAARDGEKGGWTRYGRPQFWSSSDATADEVVGQIAARSGCSVATARREVLPFLETVTHHCKPRELTVAMAAAYDLDEAGVAFVTGSGESTNKVASIVEDAQALREERMEDHAEGAFAGGTRSAEGLDADGTGGADGGDESDSDASGGTADAAGSDAADPDAGDPDAADGNGEDDGQAGLSDFF is encoded by the coding sequence ATGGCCGACTGGACGGAGAAGTACCGCCCGAGCACCCTTTCGGAGGTCCGCGGCAACGACAAGGCCCGCGACGCGTTCGCTGAGTGGGCGCGCTCGTGGGACGACCACCGCGAGGCCGTCGTGCTCCACGGGAGCCCGGGCGTCGGGAAGACGAGCGCGGCCCACGCGCTGGCGAGCGACATGGGCTGGGAGACGGTCGAACTGAACGCGTCCGACCAGCGCACCGCCGACGTCATCGAGCGCTTCGCGGGGCGGGCCGCCCGCAACGCCACCCTCGGCGGGAGCGCGGCCGGCGGCGGCGCGACCGGCGGCGACACGGCCTCCCGCCAGCTCGTCGTCCTCGACGAGGCCGACAACATCCACGGCAACTACGACCGCGGCGGCGCCTCGGCGATCACGAAGCTCGTCAAGGAGTCGGGCCAGCCGATCGTCCTGATCGCCAACGACTACTACGACATGGCGCGCGGGCTTCGCGACGCCACCCAAGAGATCGAGTTCCGCGACGTCTCCGCGCGCTCCATCGTCCCCGTCCTCCGGGACGTCTGCCGGAAGGAGGGGATCGAGTTCGAGTCGGACGCCTTAGAGCGGATCGCCGAGCGCAACCGCGGCGACCTCCGCGGCGCGATCAACGACCTGCAGGCGGCGACGGAGGGGCGAGATTCGATCGCGGTCGAGGACGTTGTCACGGGCGACCGCGACAAGGCGCTCGGGCTGTTCCCGTTCCTCGACGCGGTCCTCAAAGAGGAGTCGGCGGAGGAGGCGCTGCAGTCGGCGTACGCCGTCGACGAGACGCCCGACGACCTCACGAAGTGGATCGAGAACAACGTCCTCGACGTGTACGAGCCGGCCGAGGCGGTCCGGGCGTACGACTTCCTCGCGAACGCCGACGTGTGGCTCGGCCGCGTGCGCGCCACGCAGAACTACACCTACTGGCGCTACGCGACCGACAACGCGGCCGCCGGGGTCGCCGCCGCCCGCGACGGGGAGAAAGGCGGGTGGACGCGGTACGGCCGCCCGCAGTTCTGGAGCTCCTCGGACGCGACCGCCGACGAGGTGGTCGGGCAGATCGCGGCCAGGAGCGGCTGCAGCGTCGCGACCGCCCGACGCGAGGTGCTCCCCTTCCTGGAGACGGTCACGCACCACTGCAAGCCGCGCGAGCTGACGGTGGCGATGGCGGCCGCCTACGACCTCGACGAGGCGGGCGTCGCCTTCGTCACCGGCTCCGGCGAGTCCACCAACAAGGTCGCGTCGATCGTGGAGGACGCGCAGGCGCTCCGGGAGGAGCGGATGGAGGACCACGCCGAGGGCGCGTTCGCCGGCGGCACGCGGTCGGCGGAGGGGCTCGACGCGGACGGGACGGGTGGTGCCGACGGCGGCGACGAGTCGGATTCGGACGCGAGCGGCGGGACCGCGGACGCGGCCGGAAGCGACGCCGCCGACCCGGACGCAGGCGATCCGGACGCCGCAGACGGGAACGGAGAGGACGACGGACAGGCCGGGCTGAGCGACTTCTTCTGA
- a CDS encoding sensor histidine kinase: MERRPGVAYRRPDGDPDRFVVEAAGEPRLDVDALPRNDWMEATVEEDRERLRSALDDDDVDVTYRLAVDDGPTWVRERGRRDESGDVVGYLLPAGEEDERRRRLERQRERLEEFAGVVSHDLRNPLSVAVGNVELAREFDGEAADERLDRARDALDWMDDLTADLLALAREGRIVEGTETVDLRSVVDAAWRTVGAGPETALVVEGALPTVECDRSRLRQALENLFRNAIEHGASDGCSPGEVSGGDDTDAGDASSRRGGPADASLRVFVGALPNGFYVADDGPGIDPAERESVFEPGRTTAADGTGFGLAIVERIAEAHGWSVSATEGRAGGARFEFAGVESVDEVDSTGPGRGSLATESGGSPTT; encoded by the coding sequence ATGGAGCGTCGACCGGGCGTCGCCTACCGACGGCCGGACGGCGATCCGGATCGGTTCGTCGTCGAAGCCGCCGGCGAGCCGCGGCTGGACGTCGACGCTCTCCCCCGGAACGACTGGATGGAGGCCACGGTCGAGGAGGACCGCGAGCGCCTCCGATCGGCGCTCGACGACGACGATGTCGACGTCACCTACCGCCTCGCGGTCGACGACGGTCCCACGTGGGTCCGGGAGCGCGGGCGTCGCGACGAGAGCGGCGACGTGGTCGGTTACCTCCTCCCCGCAGGCGAGGAGGACGAGCGCCGCCGCAGACTGGAGCGGCAGCGCGAGCGCTTGGAGGAGTTCGCCGGCGTCGTCTCCCACGACCTCCGGAATCCGCTCTCGGTCGCCGTCGGCAACGTCGAACTGGCGAGGGAGTTCGACGGCGAGGCGGCCGACGAGCGGCTCGACCGCGCTCGCGACGCCCTGGACTGGATGGACGACCTCACCGCCGACCTCCTGGCGCTCGCCCGCGAGGGGCGCATCGTCGAGGGGACCGAGACGGTCGATCTCCGGTCGGTCGTCGACGCCGCGTGGCGCACGGTCGGAGCCGGCCCCGAGACCGCGCTCGTCGTCGAGGGGGCGCTCCCGACGGTCGAGTGCGATCGAAGTCGACTCCGGCAGGCCCTGGAGAACCTCTTCCGCAACGCGATCGAACACGGGGCGTCAGACGGCTGCTCTCCCGGCGAGGTGTCGGGCGGGGACGACACGGACGCCGGTGACGCGTCGAGTCGACGCGGCGGGCCGGCGGACGCGTCACTCCGGGTCTTCGTCGGCGCGCTGCCGAACGGGTTCTACGTCGCGGACGACGGCCCGGGGATCGACCCCGCGGAGCGGGAGTCGGTGTTCGAGCCCGGGCGGACGACCGCGGCGGACGGCACCGGCTTCGGGCTCGCGATAGTCGAGCGGATCGCCGAGGCACACGGCTGGTCGGTGTCCGCGACCGAGGGCCGGGCGGGCGGCGCGCGCTTCGAGTTCGCGGGCGTCGAGAGCGTCGACGAGGTCGACTCGACGGGGCCGGGTCGCGGGAGCCTCGCCACCGAGTCCGGCGGCTCGCCGACGACGTAG
- a CDS encoding amino acid ABC transporter permease produces MSVAGTLALASVESLGVAPAQPVVRAGPAFVGEAADWEFVLRNADYLGVGALLTIGLTVASILLGFLVGFPAGAVEVYGDGYLKRVVSVVGIVLRGTPIVVILIVMYFVVGVPQINLGVASISSAVTAGILGLGLRSAAYQSQIFRAALSSVDAGQLEAGRSIGLSRFEAVRYVVVPQALRRSIPGFQNEFTIVLKDTSIVFAIGLAELLTRGYDLFSEQTTAVLEVILFISAIYFVLTFTTNRALDYLGGRYAIPEGESA; encoded by the coding sequence ATGTCGGTCGCGGGGACGCTCGCGCTCGCGTCGGTCGAGAGCCTCGGCGTCGCGCCCGCCCAGCCGGTCGTCAGGGCCGGTCCCGCCTTCGTCGGCGAGGCCGCCGACTGGGAGTTCGTCCTCAGGAACGCGGACTACCTCGGCGTCGGCGCCCTGCTGACGATCGGGCTCACCGTCGCGTCGATCCTCCTCGGCTTCCTCGTCGGCTTCCCGGCGGGCGCGGTCGAGGTGTACGGCGACGGCTACCTCAAACGGGTCGTCAGCGTCGTGGGGATCGTCCTCCGGGGAACGCCGATCGTCGTGATCCTCATCGTGATGTACTTCGTCGTCGGGGTTCCGCAGATCAACCTCGGAGTCGCCTCGATCTCCTCGGCGGTCACCGCCGGGATACTCGGGCTCGGCCTCCGCAGCGCCGCCTACCAGTCGCAGATCTTCCGGGCGGCGCTGTCGAGCGTCGACGCCGGCCAGCTGGAGGCCGGTCGCTCGATCGGGCTCTCGCGGTTCGAGGCGGTCCGGTACGTCGTCGTCCCGCAGGCCCTGCGTCGGTCGATCCCGGGGTTCCAAAACGAGTTCACCATCGTGTTGAAAGACACCAGCATCGTCTTCGCGATCGGGCTCGCGGAGCTCCTGACTCGGGGGTACGACCTGTTCTCTGAGCAGACGACCGCGGTGCTCGAAGTCATCCTCTTCATCAGTGCAATCTACTTCGTCCTCACGTTCACGACGAACCGCGCGCTCGATTACCTCGGCGGCCGCTACGCCATCCCGGAGGGTGAGTCGGCGTGA
- the cmk gene encoding (d)CMP kinase — protein MLITVSGPPGSGKSTNAAGLADRLGMEHVSGGDIFREMAAERDMTPVEFNEFAEEDPQFDRKLDRRLREIATTRDELVLESRLAGWLAAEHADFRFWFDAPLSVRAERIADREEKPVDRARAETERREESERKRYRELYGVDIDDLSIYDAAYNTARWGPDRFLDALVATVDAYDPAADEGKAPIEGVTYDF, from the coding sequence ATGTTGATCACCGTCTCCGGCCCGCCTGGCAGCGGGAAGAGCACGAACGCCGCGGGGCTCGCCGATCGGCTCGGGATGGAACACGTCTCCGGCGGCGACATCTTCCGCGAGATGGCGGCCGAACGCGACATGACGCCGGTCGAGTTCAACGAGTTCGCGGAGGAGGACCCGCAGTTCGACCGCAAGCTCGACCGGCGCCTCCGCGAGATCGCCACGACCCGCGACGAGCTCGTCCTGGAGTCACGGCTCGCCGGGTGGCTCGCCGCCGAGCACGCCGACTTCCGCTTCTGGTTCGACGCCCCGCTCTCGGTCCGCGCCGAGCGGATCGCCGACCGGGAGGAGAAGCCCGTCGACCGGGCGCGGGCCGAGACGGAGCGGCGCGAGGAGTCCGAGCGCAAGCGGTACCGCGAGCTCTACGGCGTCGACATCGACGACCTCTCCATCTACGACGCCGCGTACAACACCGCTCGCTGGGGCCCCGACCGCTTCCTCGATGCGCTCGTCGCCACCGTCGACGCGTACGACCCCGCGGCCGACGAGGGAAAGGCGCCCATCGAGGGCGTCACCTACGACTTCTGA
- a CDS encoding alcohol dehydrogenase catalytic domain-containing protein, whose protein sequence is MRAAILREYGEPLAVRDVPAPDPGPDQAVVRVAACGVCRSDWHAWMGHGEWADDRVPRGQVLGHEPAGEVVAVGRSVERFAPGDRVVVPFSLGDGTCPYCRRGAGNVCADGRALGFEAAAPGAFAERVAVPAADYNLVERPPWLDAPAAAALGCRYMTAYHALAERAGLGGGDALAVHGCGGVGLSAVQLGDALGARVVAVDVDDDALDLASDLGADDVVNPSNVPDGESVPDRVRDFTDGGADVSMDALGIAETCRNSVRSVRPRGTHVQVGLTTEAERGEVSLPTDWMTRWEVSFVGSRGMPPTSYEDLFALIEATDVDPGALVSDEIALSAVSDRLAALGEYDVHGVEVVTEFEG, encoded by the coding sequence ATGCGTGCGGCGATCCTTCGCGAGTACGGCGAACCGCTGGCGGTCCGCGACGTCCCCGCCCCGGACCCCGGACCGGACCAGGCCGTGGTCCGCGTGGCGGCCTGCGGCGTCTGTCGGAGCGACTGGCACGCCTGGATGGGCCACGGAGAGTGGGCCGACGACCGCGTCCCGCGCGGACAGGTGCTCGGCCACGAGCCCGCGGGCGAGGTGGTCGCAGTCGGACGGTCGGTCGAGCGCTTCGCGCCCGGCGACCGGGTCGTCGTCCCCTTCTCGCTCGGCGACGGCACCTGCCCGTACTGTCGCCGAGGCGCCGGCAACGTCTGCGCCGACGGGCGCGCGCTCGGCTTCGAGGCCGCCGCGCCGGGGGCGTTCGCGGAGCGGGTCGCCGTCCCCGCCGCCGACTACAACCTCGTCGAGCGCCCGCCGTGGCTCGACGCGCCCGCCGCGGCCGCGCTCGGCTGTCGGTACATGACCGCTTACCACGCGCTCGCGGAACGGGCCGGCCTCGGAGGCGGCGACGCCCTCGCGGTCCACGGCTGCGGGGGCGTCGGCCTCTCCGCGGTCCAGCTCGGCGACGCCCTCGGCGCCCGGGTCGTCGCCGTCGACGTCGACGACGACGCGCTCGACCTCGCGAGCGACCTCGGCGCCGACGATGTCGTGAACCCGAGTAACGTCCCGGACGGCGAGTCCGTCCCGGACCGAGTCAGAGACTTCACCGACGGCGGCGCCGACGTCTCGATGGACGCGCTCGGGATCGCCGAGACCTGCCGCAACTCGGTCCGGTCCGTGCGACCTCGCGGGACCCACGTGCAGGTGGGCCTGACCACCGAGGCCGAGCGCGGCGAGGTGTCGCTGCCGACCGACTGGATGACCCGCTGGGAGGTGTCGTTCGTCGGCTCTCGGGGCATGCCGCCGACGAGCTACGAGGACCTGTTCGCGCTGATCGAGGCGACCGACGTCGACCCCGGCGCGCTCGTGAGCGACGAGATTGCCCTCTCGGCGGTCTCTGACCGACTCGCCGCGCTGGGCGAGTACGACGTGCACGGCGTCGAGGTCGTCACCGAGTTCGAGGGGTGA
- a CDS encoding amino acid ABC transporter permease, producing MASATRPATVRERVAESDRSVGRLLLLAAGALFWGWLVVSWVNRWLGGVLVPVGDPLVPAGTVEAAVAALPGLAAYAADAAFVVELTPELARGTWLTVVITGVSLVLGFFIAVPLAVARVYGRFSSWLSLGYTELLRGTPLLAQLFVLYYGLNLASYVPGALSGVFPRNVVWVAILGFTLNGAAYQAEYIRGALESVEEGQITAGRAIGLSKLETIYYVVLPQGLRYAIPSWTNEFVYLIKYSSLAAFITVPELYYRADRIASETFRYTLIFIVTGVTYLALVLTASKLMARVEEGVAIPGLGAEREE from the coding sequence ATGGCGAGCGCGACGAGACCCGCGACGGTCCGGGAACGCGTCGCGGAGTCCGACCGCTCGGTCGGCCGGCTCCTCCTCCTCGCCGCCGGCGCGCTGTTCTGGGGCTGGCTCGTCGTCAGCTGGGTCAACCGGTGGCTCGGCGGCGTCCTCGTCCCGGTCGGCGACCCGCTCGTGCCGGCGGGGACCGTGGAGGCGGCGGTCGCCGCCCTCCCCGGGCTCGCGGCGTACGCGGCGGACGCCGCGTTCGTGGTCGAGCTCACCCCGGAGCTCGCGCGGGGGACGTGGCTCACGGTCGTGATCACCGGCGTGAGCCTCGTCTTGGGCTTCTTCATCGCCGTCCCGCTGGCGGTGGCCCGCGTGTACGGTCGGTTCTCCTCGTGGCTCTCGCTCGGGTACACGGAGCTCTTGCGCGGCACGCCGCTGTTGGCCCAGCTGTTCGTGCTCTACTACGGGCTCAACCTCGCGAGCTACGTCCCCGGGGCGCTCTCAGGCGTCTTCCCGCGGAACGTGGTGTGGGTGGCGATCCTCGGGTTCACGCTCAACGGCGCCGCCTACCAGGCGGAGTACATCCGCGGCGCCTTAGAGAGCGTCGAGGAGGGCCAGATCACCGCCGGCCGCGCGATCGGGCTCTCGAAGCTGGAGACGATCTACTACGTGGTGCTGCCGCAGGGGCTCCGCTACGCGATCCCGTCGTGGACCAACGAGTTCGTCTACCTGATCAAGTACTCGTCGCTGGCGGCGTTCATCACCGTCCCGGAGCTGTACTACCGAGCCGACCGGATCGCCTCCGAGACGTTCCGGTACACGCTCATCTTTATCGTGACCGGCGTGACGTACCTCGCCCTCGTGCTCACCGCGTCGAAGCTGATGGCTCGCGTCGAGGAAGGCGTCGCGATCCCCGGGCTCGGCGCCGAGCGGGAGGAGTGA